Proteins encoded within one genomic window of Algiphilus sp.:
- a CDS encoding XdhC family protein, protein MSRGFWADVSAALERGDPAFVVLVAAHSRGSPGTTGARMLVRADGSQLGTIGGGMMERNLLAEARLALADPWRRPRLVPLRHQRRDPAVVGAGESGLICAGRQTNIELVLLPARDGPVVARLAALERDGDRGRFIIDRHGLRCDTAEPDPDAPACRLEHDAAWRYTEQLLNPNRIAIIGGGHCGRALSRTMASVGYHVTVFDRRAEVATFRDNDAADRRVVVRDYADAGAAIPYPGITDVVVMTSDFPSDVRALLGCVGRDFRFLGVMGSGAKIHAIGSALAEAGVDAAERRRIEAPIGLPMKSDTPEEIAISVTAQLLQRARERHQANATAPHSHTVA, encoded by the coding sequence ATGAGCCGCGGATTCTGGGCGGACGTGTCCGCCGCACTGGAGCGCGGCGACCCCGCCTTCGTCGTGCTGGTGGCGGCGCACAGCCGCGGCTCGCCCGGCACCACCGGCGCGCGCATGCTGGTGCGTGCCGACGGCAGCCAGCTCGGCACCATCGGCGGCGGCATGATGGAGCGCAACCTGCTCGCCGAAGCGCGACTGGCGCTGGCCGATCCGTGGCGGCGACCGCGCCTGGTGCCGCTGCGCCATCAACGCCGCGATCCCGCCGTCGTCGGCGCGGGCGAGTCGGGCCTCATCTGCGCCGGCCGGCAGACCAACATCGAGCTGGTGCTGCTGCCCGCGCGCGACGGCCCCGTGGTCGCGCGCCTGGCCGCGCTGGAACGCGACGGCGACCGCGGGCGTTTCATCATCGACCGGCACGGCCTGCGCTGCGACACCGCCGAACCGGATCCCGACGCACCTGCCTGCCGGCTCGAGCACGACGCGGCATGGCGCTACACCGAACAGCTGCTCAACCCGAACCGCATCGCCATCATCGGCGGCGGTCACTGCGGCCGCGCGCTGAGCCGCACCATGGCGTCGGTGGGCTACCACGTCACGGTGTTCGACCGCCGCGCCGAGGTGGCCACCTTCCGCGACAACGACGCCGCCGACCGCCGCGTCGTGGTGCGCGACTATGCCGACGCCGGCGCCGCCATCCCCTACCCGGGCATCACCGACGTGGTGGTCATGACCAGCGATTTCCCGTCCGACGTGCGCGCCCTGCTCGGCTGCGTCGGCCGCGACTTCCGCTTCCTCGGCGTGATGGGCAGCGGCGCCAAGATCCACGCCATCGGCAGCGCCCTGGCGGAGGCCGGTGTCGATGCCGCCGAGCGCCGGCGCATCGAGGCGCCCATCGGGCTGCCCATGAAGAGTGACACCCCGGAGGAGATCGCCATCAGCGTGACCGCTCAGCTGCTGCAGCGGGCACGCGAGCGGCATCAGGCGAACGCGACGGCGCCGCACTCGCACACGGTGGCCTGA
- a CDS encoding nucleoside hydrolase, protein MPRSRHRAARAALLAALVLSAGDVGAGEGRKIIVDDDGFNTAQWMVVMAPEAEVLGATTVSGNVWAKAATADALRRLEIAGRTDIPVYEGATYPLLNTEARTALWEKLYGRLIWKGAWHTEWVEPTEQSLPTYHGPDEVPDHPWGNPTTEAADLIAANFMIQAVREHPGEVSILATGPLTNLALAQRLDPEFASLAKELIYMGGSLNPQQELDSVAAEQFAREFVNSPRREFNIRFDPEAAAIALRAPWKRIVMIPVDPSTATELTPELIARISDTDTLLAEKLAEAEPGFPLWDIIAAGVWLEPDLITESEELFVDINTMFGPSYGDMLSWSPGYEPGLGEQRQVAVLEVDVAALETLMADLLTRPTPGAE, encoded by the coding sequence ATGCCCCGATCCCGTCACCGCGCGGCGCGTGCCGCGCTGCTCGCCGCTCTCGTCCTCTCCGCCGGCGACGTCGGCGCCGGGGAAGGCCGCAAGATCATCGTCGACGACGACGGCTTCAACACCGCGCAGTGGATGGTGGTGATGGCGCCGGAAGCCGAGGTGCTGGGCGCCACCACGGTGTCCGGCAACGTCTGGGCGAAGGCGGCCACCGCCGACGCGCTGCGCAGGCTCGAGATCGCCGGCCGCACCGACATCCCGGTATACGAGGGCGCCACCTACCCGCTGCTCAACACCGAGGCGCGCACCGCGCTCTGGGAGAAGCTCTATGGCCGCCTGATCTGGAAGGGCGCCTGGCACACCGAGTGGGTCGAGCCCACCGAACAGAGCCTGCCCACCTATCACGGTCCCGACGAGGTGCCCGACCACCCCTGGGGCAACCCCACCACCGAGGCGGCGGACCTCATCGCCGCCAACTTCATGATCCAGGCCGTGCGCGAGCATCCCGGCGAGGTCTCCATCCTCGCCACCGGCCCGCTCACCAACCTCGCCCTCGCCCAGCGCCTCGACCCCGAGTTCGCGAGCCTGGCGAAGGAGCTGATCTACATGGGTGGCAGCCTCAACCCGCAGCAGGAGCTGGACAGCGTCGCCGCCGAGCAGTTCGCGCGCGAGTTCGTCAACTCGCCGCGCCGCGAATTCAACATCCGCTTCGATCCCGAAGCCGCCGCCATCGCGCTGCGCGCGCCGTGGAAGCGCATCGTCATGATCCCGGTGGACCCTTCCACCGCCACCGAGCTGACGCCGGAGCTGATCGCGCGCATCTCCGACACCGACACGCTGCTGGCCGAGAAGCTGGCCGAGGCCGAGCCCGGATTCCCGCTGTGGGACATCATCGCGGCCGGCGTCTGGCTCGAGCCCGATCTGATCACCGAATCCGAGGAGCTGTTCGTCGACATCAACACCATGTTCGGCCCGTCCTACGGCGACATGCTGTCGTGGTCGCCGGGCTACGAGCCGGGCCTCGGCGAGCAGCGCCAGGTGGCGGTGCTGGAGGTGGACGTCGCCGCGCTCGAGACCCTGATGGCCGATCTGCTCACCCGCCCCACCCCCGGCGCCGAGTAG
- a CDS encoding TonB-dependent receptor: protein MSNQEWGRDTFARRRIGGRAAQVARLALCGALAASSGAVLAQDEGEARAESAPSRTQLDEMTVTASRNEESIKDVPVSVTTVPQQQVEALNSDGSDIRNLSGSTPSLVIESSNGRSLPRFYIRGFGNTDFSTFASQPVGLVYDDIQLSNAALKSFPAFDLASIEVLRGPQGSLFGRNTPAGVVKLESAKPVLGSQEGYFSFSTGTYNSNNYEMVYNAPIGNEMALRVSALSQNRDDWVDDTFKQTKDEYGAYADRAFRAQLLYDPVDSGFRALLNVHGRDLDGTARLFRAFTVLPGSNDLAPGFDIEKVAMDGRNEQELKSLGANARLSWDFENVTLYSITGYEGINHYFSRGDIDGGFTNGEEGATAFPVETSGEIDDLRQITQELRLASDDGGFLDWQAGVYYFDESVTGISRTYGSPSGPVSNFTRNTQETQSLAGFAALDLALTDRLAAKLGARYTWIDKTFRVDEAFNTEFTGPRSDSDDSSKVSWDTSLSYALTPEVTTYARVATGFRGQSYAAPDQNLPITIAEPEEMISYEAGFKSELLDNRLRLNASAYYYEVDGQQLTAAGTEDNILRLLNADTTVGQGVELDLWAHVSERLLVTFGASYNDTELDDPDLAVNGCASAGCTNLDPQVGDNLFLIDGNPLPRAAEFIANATARYDIPMGDGDGFYIFGDLSYTGEYNYGLTESVELKSNPLLLAGLRAAYTWDYGKYEVAGFCRNCTDEVEALGAVSINNMAALVNEPRIIGVQFKMQY from the coding sequence GTGTCGAATCAAGAGTGGGGTCGTGACACGTTTGCCCGCCGGCGCATCGGTGGCCGCGCCGCGCAGGTGGCGCGACTGGCGCTGTGCGGTGCGCTGGCGGCATCGTCCGGGGCCGTCCTTGCCCAGGACGAGGGCGAAGCCCGCGCGGAGTCCGCCCCCTCGCGCACACAGCTCGACGAAATGACGGTGACTGCTTCGCGCAACGAAGAGAGCATCAAGGATGTACCGGTATCGGTCACCACGGTGCCGCAGCAGCAGGTCGAGGCCCTGAATTCCGATGGCAGCGATATCCGCAACCTGTCCGGCAGCACGCCCAGCCTCGTCATCGAATCGTCGAACGGGCGCAGCCTGCCGCGCTTCTACATCCGTGGCTTCGGCAATACCGACTTCTCGACCTTCGCGTCGCAGCCGGTGGGTCTGGTCTACGACGATATCCAGCTCTCCAACGCCGCACTGAAGAGCTTCCCGGCCTTCGACCTCGCCAGCATCGAGGTGCTGCGCGGTCCGCAGGGATCGCTGTTCGGCCGCAACACGCCGGCCGGCGTCGTCAAGCTGGAGTCGGCGAAGCCGGTGCTGGGCAGTCAGGAGGGCTACTTCAGCTTCTCCACCGGCACCTACAACAGCAACAACTACGAGATGGTCTACAACGCGCCCATCGGCAACGAGATGGCGCTGCGCGTGTCCGCCCTCTCGCAGAACCGCGACGACTGGGTGGACGACACCTTCAAGCAGACCAAGGACGAGTACGGTGCCTATGCCGACCGCGCCTTCCGGGCGCAGCTGCTCTACGATCCGGTCGACTCCGGCTTCCGCGCTCTGCTCAACGTGCACGGCCGCGATCTCGACGGCACCGCACGCCTGTTCCGCGCGTTCACCGTGCTGCCGGGCAGCAATGACCTCGCGCCCGGTTTCGACATCGAGAAGGTGGCGATGGACGGGCGCAACGAGCAGGAGCTCAAGAGCCTGGGTGCCAATGCCCGTCTGAGCTGGGATTTCGAGAACGTCACCCTCTACTCGATCACCGGCTACGAGGGCATCAACCACTACTTCAGCCGCGGCGACATCGATGGCGGCTTCACCAACGGCGAGGAGGGCGCCACCGCCTTCCCGGTGGAGACTTCCGGCGAGATCGACGATCTCCGCCAGATCACGCAGGAGCTGCGCCTCGCGTCCGACGATGGCGGCTTTCTCGACTGGCAGGCGGGCGTCTACTACTTCGACGAGTCGGTCACCGGCATCTCGCGCACCTATGGATCGCCCTCGGGTCCGGTCAGCAACTTCACGCGCAACACGCAGGAGACGCAGTCGCTGGCCGGCTTCGCCGCACTGGATCTGGCGCTGACCGACCGGCTGGCCGCGAAGCTCGGCGCCCGCTACACCTGGATCGACAAGACCTTCCGGGTCGACGAGGCCTTCAATACCGAGTTCACCGGTCCGCGCTCGGACAGCGACGACAGCAGCAAGGTGAGCTGGGATACCAGTCTGAGCTATGCGCTGACGCCCGAAGTCACGACCTATGCGCGTGTTGCCACCGGTTTCCGCGGACAGAGCTACGCAGCGCCGGATCAGAATCTGCCCATCACCATCGCCGAGCCGGAGGAGATGATCTCCTACGAGGCGGGCTTCAAGTCCGAGCTGCTCGACAACCGTCTGCGCCTCAACGCCAGCGCCTACTACTACGAGGTCGACGGCCAGCAGCTCACCGCCGCCGGCACCGAGGACAACATCCTGCGCCTGCTCAACGCCGACACCACCGTCGGCCAGGGTGTCGAGCTCGACCTCTGGGCGCACGTCTCCGAGCGCCTGCTGGTCACCTTCGGCGCCAGCTACAACGACACCGAGCTGGACGATCCGGATCTCGCGGTCAACGGCTGCGCCAGCGCCGGCTGCACGAATCTCGATCCACAGGTCGGCGACAACCTCTTCCTCATCGACGGCAATCCGCTGCCGCGTGCGGCGGAGTTCATCGCCAACGCCACGGCGCGCTACGACATCCCGATGGGCGACGGCGACGGCTTCTACATCTTCGGCGACCTTTCCTACACCGGCGAGTACAACTACGGACTCACCGAGTCGGTTGAGCTGAAGTCGAATCCGCTGCTGCTGGCCGGCCTGCGTGCCGCCTACACCTGGGACTACGGCAAGTACGAGGTCGCCGGCTTCTGCCGCAACTGCACCGACGAGGTCGAAGCGCTCGGCGCCGTCTCCATCAACAACATGGCGGCCCTGGTCAACGAGCCGCGCATCATCGGCGTGCAGTTCAAGATGCAGTACTAG
- a CDS encoding NCS2 family permease has protein sequence MARYFEFEQLGTNFRRECLAGLTTFLAMAYILFVNPAVLSLSDVGGEAAALGMPRDAVFTATALAAAFGCLLMGIVARYPIALAPGMGLNAFFAYTVILGMGIPWQTALCGTIISGCVFLLLSVTGARERVVNAIPLELKHAVAAGVGLFIAFIGLQNAGIIVDNEVLLVSLGPFESGGTLLAIFGVVVTVVLLSLGIRSGIFLGMVATAVVGLVSGQISPPDRLVGAVPGIGETFGVALTHFGELLSWDMAVVILTMLFVDFFDTTGTIMAVANQAGLTRDNRLPRAGRALSMDAVATLFSGIIGTSSTTSYIESASGVAAGGRSGFTAVVVGLLFLAALWFSPLLAVVTSAVTAPALIVVGGLMVASLKDIAWDRFEIALPAFLTMLMMPLTFSVATGIAIGFMMYALSMLAARRGGEVHPVMYVLAVLFLLYLAFLQ, from the coding sequence ATCGCCCGCTACTTCGAGTTCGAGCAGCTCGGGACCAACTTCCGGCGCGAATGCCTGGCCGGCCTGACAACCTTTCTGGCGATGGCCTACATCCTCTTCGTGAATCCGGCCGTGCTGTCGCTGAGCGATGTCGGGGGCGAAGCGGCGGCGCTTGGCATGCCGCGCGACGCGGTGTTCACGGCCACGGCGCTGGCGGCCGCCTTCGGCTGTCTGCTGATGGGCATCGTGGCGCGCTACCCGATCGCGCTGGCGCCCGGCATGGGCCTCAACGCCTTCTTCGCCTACACCGTGATCCTCGGCATGGGCATCCCGTGGCAGACCGCGCTGTGCGGCACCATCATCAGCGGCTGCGTGTTCCTGCTGCTGTCGGTGACCGGCGCGCGCGAGCGCGTGGTCAACGCCATCCCGCTGGAGCTCAAGCACGCGGTGGCCGCCGGGGTGGGTCTGTTCATCGCCTTCATCGGCCTGCAGAACGCCGGCATCATCGTCGACAACGAGGTGCTGCTGGTCAGCCTCGGTCCGTTCGAGAGCGGCGGCACACTGCTCGCGATCTTCGGCGTGGTGGTGACCGTGGTCCTGCTGTCGCTGGGCATCCGCAGTGGGATATTCCTGGGCATGGTGGCGACCGCGGTAGTGGGACTGGTCAGCGGCCAGATCAGCCCGCCGGACCGGCTGGTGGGCGCGGTACCGGGCATCGGCGAGACCTTCGGCGTCGCGCTGACCCATTTCGGCGAACTGCTGAGCTGGGACATGGCGGTGGTCATCCTGACCATGCTCTTCGTCGACTTCTTCGACACCACCGGCACCATCATGGCGGTGGCGAACCAGGCCGGCCTGACCCGCGACAACCGCCTGCCGCGTGCCGGCAGGGCGCTGTCGATGGACGCGGTCGCGACCCTGTTCAGCGGCATCATCGGCACCTCCTCCACGACCTCGTACATCGAGTCGGCGTCCGGCGTCGCGGCGGGCGGCCGCAGCGGCTTCACGGCAGTGGTGGTGGGCCTGCTGTTCCTTGCGGCGCTGTGGTTCTCGCCGCTGCTAGCGGTGGTGACCTCGGCGGTCACCGCGCCGGCGCTGATCGTGGTCGGCGGCCTGATGGTGGCCTCGCTCAAGGACATCGCCTGGGACCGCTTCGAGATCGCGCTGCCCGCCTTCCTCACCATGCTGATGATGCCGCTGACCTTCAGCGTCGCCACCGGCATCGCCATCGGTTTCATGATGTACGCGCTGAGCATGCTCGCCGCCCGCCGCGGCGGCGAGGTGCACCCGGTGATGTACGTCCTGGCCGTGCTCTTCCTGCTCTATCTGGCCTTCCTCCAGTAG
- a CDS encoding nucleoside hydrolase translates to MQARQRFTPRPARRWLPAAAMMLCACAPGWADGRKVILDDDFTGFSNVSPFLLLQSDDVDVLGFTVVSGVAWHDQNVAHALRKLEIAGRTDIPVVPGAVHPLLNSKAATERWETLHGELVFKGAWEDEPPLGAVEGYDGLSDPDVVPPLLEGQPATEPADDIAAAFLVRMVNRHPGEVTIIANGPLTNLAIAQSLDPDFAAKAKELVYMGGSLNPQQRRDTEAAAQSAHEYANTPRLEFNFRWDPEAASIVFRAPWRKITMVPVDPSTETEFRPDLIEELTRADTALTDAVERFVVPGLPMWDELSIAVWLDPTLIEVSEPLYIDVDTSFTAGYGNTLSWTEDHRPGLGEREQTVVRDIRLEPFERMLVERINRSLDR, encoded by the coding sequence ATGCAAGCAAGACAACGCTTCACGCCGCGACCGGCGCGACGCTGGCTGCCGGCCGCAGCGATGATGCTGTGCGCCTGTGCGCCGGGCTGGGCGGACGGCCGCAAGGTCATTCTCGATGACGACTTCACGGGCTTCAGCAACGTCAGTCCCTTCCTGCTGCTGCAGTCCGACGATGTCGACGTGCTCGGCTTCACGGTGGTCAGCGGCGTGGCCTGGCATGACCAGAACGTGGCGCATGCGCTGCGCAAGCTGGAGATCGCCGGCCGCACCGACATCCCGGTGGTGCCGGGCGCGGTGCATCCGCTGCTCAACTCCAAGGCCGCGACCGAGCGCTGGGAAACCCTCCACGGCGAGCTGGTCTTCAAGGGCGCGTGGGAGGACGAGCCGCCGCTCGGCGCCGTCGAGGGCTACGACGGGCTGTCCGACCCGGACGTCGTCCCGCCGCTGCTCGAGGGTCAGCCGGCCACCGAGCCGGCGGACGATATCGCCGCCGCGTTCCTGGTGCGCATGGTCAATCGCCATCCCGGCGAGGTCACCATCATCGCCAACGGGCCGCTCACCAATCTTGCCATCGCCCAGAGCCTGGATCCGGATTTTGCCGCCAAGGCGAAGGAGCTGGTCTACATGGGCGGCAGCCTCAACCCGCAGCAGCGCCGCGACACCGAGGCCGCGGCGCAGTCGGCGCACGAGTACGCCAACACGCCGCGCCTGGAGTTCAACTTCCGCTGGGACCCGGAGGCCGCGAGCATCGTGTTCCGGGCGCCGTGGCGGAAGATCACCATGGTGCCGGTGGACCCGTCGACCGAGACCGAATTCCGCCCCGATCTCATCGAGGAGCTGACCCGCGCCGATACTGCGCTCACCGATGCCGTGGAGCGCTTCGTCGTGCCCGGCCTGCCGATGTGGGACGAGCTCAGCATCGCGGTCTGGCTGGATCCGACGCTCATCGAGGTCTCGGAGCCGCTCTACATCGACGTCGATACCAGCTTCACGGCCGGCTACGGCAATACCCTGTCGTGGACCGAGGACCATCGTCCCGGGCTCGGCGAGCGCGAGCAGACGGTGGTCCGCGACATCCGGCTCGAGCCGTTCGAGCGCATGCTGGTCGAGCGCATCAATCGGTCCCTGGATCGGTAG
- the xdhB gene encoding xanthine dehydrogenase molybdopterin binding subunit: MAADTAVPRIETGAGAHHESARLHVSGRARYCDDIPLPAGTLHAAFGVSDCAHGRLEALDLAAVRAAPGVVAVITAADIPGENNYGGVVHDDPLLAADEIGYAGQPLFLVAATSYGAARRAATMARADITPLPAILGIREAIAAEQFVAPTRTLRRGDADGALAAARHRLSGTVTMGGQDHFYLEGQIAAALPQDDGGVLVYSSTQHPSEVQHIVAHALGVAAHDVVVQCRRMGGGFGGKESQPALLAAAAAVMARSTGRPVKLRLDRDADMTITGKRHDFLADYEVGFDDDGRITGLSIMLASRCGYSADLSLPVNDRAVCHLDNAYFLEHVAIVSHRCRTHTVSNTAFRGFGGPQGMMVIESIIDDVARHLGRDALDVRRTNLYGAAGRDVTPYGQTVEDNVLPGLLAELEATSEYRDRQRRIAVWNADNAIIKRGLAMTPVKFGISFTATHYNQAGALINVYRDGSVLLNHGGTEMGQGLHTKVALIVAREMGLPLSAIRASTTDTSKVPNTSATAASSGSDLNGMAAAIAARTIRERLREHLCERFDVPPHAVRFADGTVRAGDHVLAFAEVCESAYTARVSLSATGYYRTPRIDWDKNTFTGRPFYYFAYGAAVSEVAIDTLTGETRLLRVDILHDAGRSLNPGIDVGQIEGGFLQGVGWLTSEELCWNDAGRLTTHAPSTYKIPTARDWPAETRIRLLADAPNREETIYRSKAVGEPPFMLAISTYHAIRDAVAHCGPPGHRPELRAPATPEAVLAAVERARTATTT; the protein is encoded by the coding sequence ATGGCGGCCGACACCGCGGTACCGCGCATCGAGACCGGCGCCGGCGCGCATCACGAGAGTGCCCGACTGCACGTTTCCGGCAGGGCGCGCTACTGCGACGACATCCCGCTGCCGGCCGGCACCCTGCACGCCGCCTTCGGCGTCAGCGACTGCGCCCACGGCCGGCTCGAGGCGCTCGATCTCGCCGCGGTACGCGCCGCCCCCGGCGTGGTCGCGGTCATCACCGCCGCCGACATCCCGGGCGAGAACAACTACGGTGGCGTGGTCCACGACGACCCGCTGCTCGCCGCCGACGAGATCGGCTACGCCGGTCAGCCGCTCTTCCTCGTGGCCGCCACCAGCTACGGCGCGGCGCGGCGCGCCGCCACCATGGCGCGCGCCGACATCACGCCGCTCCCCGCGATTCTCGGCATCCGCGAGGCCATTGCAGCGGAGCAGTTCGTCGCGCCCACGCGCACGCTGCGCCGCGGCGATGCCGACGGTGCGCTCGCGGCCGCGCGGCACCGGCTGAGCGGCACCGTCACGATGGGCGGCCAGGATCACTTCTATCTCGAGGGCCAGATCGCCGCGGCGCTGCCGCAGGACGACGGCGGCGTGCTGGTCTACAGCTCAACGCAGCACCCCAGCGAGGTGCAGCACATCGTCGCGCACGCCCTCGGCGTCGCGGCGCACGATGTGGTGGTGCAGTGCCGGCGCATGGGCGGCGGCTTCGGCGGCAAGGAGAGCCAGCCGGCGCTGCTCGCGGCGGCCGCTGCGGTGATGGCGCGGAGCACCGGCCGGCCGGTGAAGCTGCGGCTGGACCGCGACGCGGACATGACCATCACCGGCAAGCGCCACGACTTCCTGGCCGACTACGAGGTGGGCTTCGACGACGACGGACGCATCACCGGGCTGTCGATCATGCTGGCCTCGCGCTGCGGCTATTCGGCGGACCTGTCGCTGCCGGTCAACGACCGCGCGGTGTGCCACCTCGACAACGCCTACTTCCTCGAGCACGTCGCCATCGTCTCGCACCGCTGCCGCACGCATACGGTGTCGAACACCGCCTTCCGCGGCTTCGGCGGTCCGCAGGGAATGATGGTCATCGAGTCCATCATCGACGATGTCGCCCGTCATCTGGGCCGCGATGCGCTCGACGTGCGGCGCACCAATCTCTACGGCGCCGCCGGCCGCGACGTGACGCCCTACGGCCAGACCGTCGAGGACAACGTGCTGCCCGGCCTGCTCGCCGAGCTGGAGGCCACCAGCGAGTACCGCGACCGGCAGCGCCGGATCGCGGTCTGGAACGCCGACAACGCGATCATCAAGCGCGGGCTGGCGATGACGCCGGTCAAGTTCGGCATCTCCTTCACGGCCACCCACTACAACCAGGCCGGGGCGCTGATCAACGTCTATCGCGACGGCAGCGTGCTGCTCAACCACGGCGGCACCGAGATGGGCCAGGGCCTGCACACCAAGGTGGCGCTGATCGTGGCCCGCGAGATGGGCCTGCCGCTGTCGGCCATCCGCGCCTCGACCACCGACACCAGCAAGGTGCCCAACACTTCCGCCACCGCGGCGTCGTCGGGTTCGGACCTCAACGGCATGGCGGCCGCCATCGCCGCGCGCACCATCCGCGAGCGGCTGCGCGAGCACCTCTGCGAGCGCTTCGATGTCCCGCCGCACGCCGTGCGCTTCGCGGACGGGACGGTCCGCGCCGGCGACCACGTCCTCGCATTCGCGGAGGTCTGCGAGTCCGCCTACACGGCCCGCGTGTCGCTGTCGGCCACCGGCTACTACCGCACGCCCCGGATCGACTGGGACAAGAACACCTTCACCGGTCGACCGTTCTACTACTTCGCGTACGGCGCCGCGGTCAGCGAGGTGGCCATCGATACCCTGACCGGCGAGACACGGCTGCTGCGCGTCGACATCCTGCACGACGCCGGGCGCTCGCTGAACCCGGGCATCGACGTCGGCCAGATCGAGGGCGGCTTCCTGCAGGGCGTCGGCTGGCTGACCTCGGAGGAGCTGTGCTGGAACGACGCCGGCCGTCTCACCACGCACGCGCCGTCGACCTACAAGATCCCCACCGCCCGCGACTGGCCTGCCGAGACCCGCATACGGCTGCTCGCCGACGCACCCAATCGCGAGGAGACGATCTACCGTTCCAAGGCGGTGGGCGAGCCGCCCTTCATGCTCGCCATCTCGACCTACCACGCCATCCGCGACGCGGTGGCTCACTGTGGACCGCCCGGGCATCGACCCGAGCTGCGCGCTCCGGCCACGCCCGAAGCGGTGCTCGCCGCCGTCGAGCGCGCCCGCACCGCGACGACGACATGA
- the xdhA gene encoding xanthine dehydrogenase small subunit, which produces MTTPNDTTIRFRLDGETVEASGLPATTTVLEWLRDHAGRTGTKEGCAEGDCGACTVVLGERDDGDGVRYRAVNSCIRFLPTIDGKELLTVESLQAPNGTLHPVQRALVDCHGSQCGFCTPGFVMSLLALYLDEPAPTRERVLDALAGNLCRCTGYRPIVEAARCAGAYPEPARWSRADAADAARRRALDALARDADLHLPDFHAPRSLTALADAVAATPDALLLAGATDIGLWVNKDLRTLPPLIYLGEVPELQRIVSDPDGLHIGAAVPLSSAWPALVTQRPALAEVAQRFASPPVCNSGTLVGNIANGSPIGDSMPALIACGARITLRHGDHQRELPLEDFYLGYQRKDLTPGEFVEAVHVPPPAEGERTACYKLAKRFDQDISAVCLGIRIVHDGERIGDARLAFGGMAATPARARHAEAALRGQPLTEAAIEAAVTALAHDFAPIGDMRASEGYRLRAAGNLLRRFLLEQAGATVRLAAVAV; this is translated from the coding sequence ATGACCACCCCGAACGACACCACCATCCGCTTCCGACTCGACGGCGAAACCGTCGAGGCAAGCGGACTGCCGGCCACCACCACGGTGCTGGAATGGCTGCGCGACCACGCCGGCCGCACCGGCACCAAGGAAGGCTGTGCCGAGGGCGACTGCGGCGCCTGCACGGTGGTGCTCGGCGAGCGCGACGACGGCGACGGCGTGCGCTATCGCGCCGTCAACAGCTGCATCCGCTTTCTTCCCACCATCGACGGCAAGGAACTGCTCACCGTCGAAAGCCTGCAGGCGCCCAACGGCACCCTGCATCCGGTACAGCGGGCGCTGGTCGACTGCCACGGCTCGCAGTGCGGCTTCTGCACGCCCGGCTTCGTGATGTCGCTGCTCGCGCTCTACCTCGACGAGCCGGCACCGACGCGCGAGCGCGTGCTCGACGCGCTGGCCGGCAACCTCTGCCGCTGCACCGGCTACCGGCCGATCGTCGAGGCAGCGCGCTGCGCCGGCGCCTATCCGGAACCGGCACGCTGGTCGCGCGCCGACGCCGCCGATGCCGCGCGCCGACGCGCCCTCGACGCGCTGGCGCGCGACGCCGATCTGCACCTGCCCGACTTCCACGCGCCGCGCTCGCTGACCGCCCTCGCCGATGCAGTGGCCGCGACGCCGGATGCGCTGCTGCTCGCCGGCGCCACCGACATCGGGCTCTGGGTGAACAAGGACCTGCGCACGCTGCCGCCGTTGATCTATCTCGGCGAGGTGCCCGAGCTGCAGCGCATCGTCTCGGACCCCGACGGCCTGCACATCGGCGCAGCGGTGCCGCTGTCCAGCGCCTGGCCCGCGCTCGTGACGCAACGGCCGGCGCTGGCCGAAGTGGCGCAGCGCTTCGCATCGCCGCCGGTGTGCAACTCCGGCACCCTGGTCGGCAACATCGCCAACGGCTCGCCGATCGGCGACTCGATGCCGGCGCTGATCGCCTGCGGCGCCCGCATCACGCTGCGCCACGGGGATCATCAGCGGGAACTGCCGCTGGAGGATTTCTACCTGGGCTATCAGCGCAAGGATCTGACGCCGGGCGAATTCGTCGAAGCCGTGCACGTGCCGCCGCCGGCCGAAGGCGAGCGCACCGCCTGCTACAAGCTCGCCAAGCGCTTCGACCAGGATATCTCGGCGGTCTGCCTGGGCATCCGGATCGTGCATGACGGCGAGCGCATCGGCGATGCCCGGCTGGCCTTCGGCGGCATGGCGGCCACCCCGGCGCGCGCGCGCCACGCCGAAGCCGCGCTGCGCGGGCAGCCGCTGACGGAAGCCGCCATCGAGGCCGCCGTCACGGCGCTGGCCCATGACTTCGCACCGATCGGGGACATGCGGGCCAGCGAGGGCTATCGCCTGCGCGCTGCCGGCAATCTGCTGCGCCGTTTCCTTCTCGAACAGGCCGGCGCCACGGTACGGCTGGCGGCGGTCGCGGTCTGA